One part of the bacterium genome encodes these proteins:
- the ftsE gene encoding cell division ATP-binding protein FtsE, which produces MIRLASVWKQYDEGGFALQGVELHIQRGEFVFITGPSGAGKTTLLSLLYGAEIADRGQVSIAGRNITHLRRKDLPHLRRGIGVVFQDFKLLPGRSVFDNIAFCQRAIGVSARETRRRVYAVLKMVDLAEKRELLPRYLSGGEQQRVAIARALVNRPPLLVADEPTGNLDPDMAREVMDVFSTINQLATTVVVATHDRGLIEYVGARAIHLEHGLVVGG; this is translated from the coding sequence ATGATTCGTCTGGCCTCAGTCTGGAAACAATACGATGAGGGCGGCTTCGCCCTGCAGGGGGTGGAACTGCACATCCAGCGCGGCGAGTTCGTCTTCATCACCGGCCCGAGCGGGGCGGGAAAGACCACGCTCCTCTCCCTCCTCTACGGCGCGGAAATCGCCGACCGCGGCCAGGTCTCCATCGCTGGGCGGAACATCACCCACCTGCGGAGAAAGGATCTGCCCCACCTCCGCCGGGGAATCGGGGTGGTGTTCCAGGACTTCAAACTGCTCCCCGGGCGCTCGGTTTTCGACAACATCGCTTTCTGCCAGCGGGCCATCGGCGTCTCCGCCCGCGAGACGCGCCGCCGCGTCTACGCGGTGCTGAAGATGGTGGACCTGGCCGAGAAGCGCGAGCTGCTCCCGCGCTACCTCTCGGGCGGCGAGCAGCAGCGCGTCGCCATCGCACGGGCGCTTGTCAACCGTCCGCCCCTTCTCGTCGCGGACGAGCCGACCGGCAATCTCGACCCGGACATGGCCCGCGAGGTGATGGATGTTTTCTCCACCATCAACCAGCTGGCGACGACCGTTGTCGTCGCCACGCACGATCGAGGCCTGATCGAGTACGTGGGTGCCCGTGCCATTCATCTGGAGCACGGCCTTGTGGTAGGTGGGTGA
- a CDS encoding permease-like cell division protein FtsX, with protein sequence MIRWVQTFPYFLKEALSGMRESRGIASLAVGTTVVSLVFLGALWVVQLNLSVLIDSWSERFQLTIFLTDGVTEDQRAGLRRKILGQKSVLRIEEISPARAEQAFRQRLGPDSSLLDGLEGVVLPASFRVILKRESRKVADIEPLLTQVRVMPGVERARNDLGWLRNLEGVIRILRIATLTLSILLGVGVMLIIGNTIRLTLFARREEIAIMHLVGATDLFIRTPYLTEGILCGALGGVISHLILWSIFHGLFRPLVESYAGGGFSIQSGGWQVGVSLIGIGAALGFLGSSFSVGHFLRKRR encoded by the coding sequence GTGATCCGCTGGGTTCAGACTTTTCCCTATTTCCTGAAGGAAGCCCTGAGCGGAATGCGCGAGAGCCGGGGAATTGCCTCGCTCGCGGTGGGGACCACGGTGGTCAGCCTGGTGTTTCTCGGCGCGCTCTGGGTGGTTCAGCTGAATCTCTCGGTCCTGATCGACAGCTGGAGCGAGCGCTTCCAGCTCACCATTTTCCTGACGGACGGCGTGACCGAGGATCAGCGTGCCGGCCTGCGCCGGAAGATTCTCGGGCAGAAGAGCGTCCTGAGAATCGAGGAGATCAGCCCGGCCCGGGCGGAGCAGGCATTCCGGCAGCGGCTGGGGCCGGATTCCTCCCTGCTCGATGGGCTTGAGGGCGTGGTGCTGCCGGCCTCGTTTCGGGTGATCCTGAAGCGCGAATCCCGGAAGGTGGCGGACATCGAACCGCTCCTCACCCAGGTGCGGGTGATGCCCGGCGTGGAACGGGCGCGCAACGATCTCGGCTGGCTCCGCAATCTCGAGGGCGTCATCCGGATTTTGCGCATCGCCACGCTCACGCTCTCGATTCTGCTGGGGGTCGGCGTGATGCTCATCATCGGCAACACGATCCGGCTCACCCTCTTTGCGCGCAGAGAGGAGATCGCCATCATGCATCTGGTCGGCGCGACCGATCTTTTTATCAGGACCCCGTACCTGACCGAGGGGATCCTCTGCGGCGCGCTGGGGGGGGTGATCTCCCACCTGATCTTGTGGAGCATTTTCCACGGGCTCTTCCGGCCGCTGGTGGAGAGCTACGCGGGCGGAGGATTTTCCATCCAATCGGGCGGCTGGCAGGTGGGCGTCTCGCTCATCGGGATCGGGGCGGCGCTCGGTTTTCTGGGGAGTTCCTTCTCGGTCGGGCATTTTCTTCGAAAGCGCAGGTGA
- a CDS encoding peptidoglycan DD-metalloendopeptidase family protein, with translation MRVLGALLALYAAPPGAALAQRGESLRLESLKGQIRREEDRFQRLEQRIAEERDRARQSERQATSLLRQLDSISARLAVEDERYRLFSKRLSESEIRLRILNGRRTQLAQKQRERKAQLRRRIRAMYMEGPVGPVRLLINASSVWDALERWSLLRLLGRHDVRLIESYRREEALIQGLEDLYRKEVIRQSEIRAAQAKAKQRIAVIYTRRTGQLARLAKDKEKRESFIRELAGARDALRDTIVSLMRSREMRQAGRASPLEEMRGRLPWPVVEPKPGARKRSGRGLQIEAPSGASIRPVAAGEIVFSDWVRGYGRLVVLRHPGDFYTVYGGAGEVFVDKGDRVNPATIIARVGTTDAMGQSALYFEIRKGAIPLDPLKWLMGRR, from the coding sequence ATGCGGGTGCTGGGCGCGCTGCTGGCGCTCTATGCGGCACCCCCCGGTGCGGCGTTGGCCCAGCGCGGGGAGTCGCTCCGGTTGGAGAGCCTGAAGGGCCAAATCCGCCGGGAGGAGGATCGCTTTCAGCGCCTCGAGCAGCGGATCGCGGAGGAGCGGGACAGGGCCCGACAGAGTGAGCGGCAAGCCACTTCGCTCCTCCGGCAACTGGATTCGATCTCCGCGCGCCTGGCCGTTGAGGATGAGCGCTACCGCCTCTTCAGCAAGCGCCTGAGCGAGTCGGAAATCCGGCTCCGCATTTTGAACGGCCGCCGCACCCAGCTGGCGCAGAAGCAGCGGGAGCGAAAGGCCCAGCTCCGGCGCCGGATCCGGGCCATGTACATGGAGGGGCCCGTGGGCCCCGTCCGGCTCCTCATCAATGCCAGCTCGGTGTGGGACGCCCTGGAGCGGTGGTCGCTCCTCCGGCTGCTGGGGAGGCACGATGTCCGCCTGATCGAAAGCTACCGCCGCGAGGAAGCCCTCATCCAGGGGCTTGAGGATTTGTACCGCAAAGAAGTCATCCGCCAGTCGGAAATCCGGGCCGCGCAGGCAAAAGCGAAGCAGCGGATCGCGGTCATCTATACCCGCCGGACGGGCCAGTTGGCGCGACTTGCCAAAGACAAGGAGAAGCGCGAAAGTTTCATCCGGGAGCTGGCCGGGGCACGGGACGCTTTGCGTGATACAATCGTTTCCCTGATGCGCTCCCGGGAGATGCGGCAGGCGGGACGTGCCTCTCCCCTGGAGGAGATGCGGGGCCGGCTTCCGTGGCCGGTGGTGGAGCCGAAACCCGGCGCCCGGAAGCGGAGCGGCCGGGGGCTGCAGATTGAGGCTCCGAGCGGCGCCTCCATCCGGCCGGTGGCGGCGGGTGAGATTGTCTTCAGCGACTGGGTACGGGGCTACGGGCGGCTTGTCGTTTTGCGCCACCCGGGCGATTTCTATACCGTATATGGAGGAGCGGGCGAGGTATTCGTGGACAAAGGCGATCGGGTCAACCCGGCGACGATCATCGCCCGGGTGGGAACCACGGACGCGATGGGCCAGTCGGCGCTCTACTTTGAAATTCGGAAAGGCGCCATCCCGCTGGATCCGTTAAAATGGCTGATGGGGCGCCGCTAG
- a CDS encoding S41 family peptidase has translation MIRHGVRNGWVMWMLSVAALAVGLAVSPMGSPSARESSSYKELQIFTEVLSLIEENYVNQVEKKKLVRGAIEGLLRTLDPHTSYLSPEFYKEMQVETSGQFGGLGIEITIRDGILTVVTPIEDTPAFRAGVKAGDRIMQVEGRTTKDMTIQDAVRILRGKPGTAVTLTIARKGEKRLLDIKVQREVIRVKSVRSRLLPDGIGYIRVRSFQGSTGDEVRKALGGFLKKGARGLVLDLRNNPGGLLSQAVAVSDIFLEPGKLIVYTQGRLESNYHRFTSTEKASGFKIPIAVLVNAGSASASEIVAGAFQDLGRATVIGERSFGKGSVQTIVPLSDGSGLRLTTALYYTPKGRLIQGKGIQPDIVVAAEQALPPGVHVIRELDLPGHLPSEEEKNGKKSGAPKTPPARRGLPQVPGQGQKDIQLERAVQHLKAILQAKVKTAS, from the coding sequence ATGATACGACACGGCGTACGAAACGGTTGGGTGATGTGGATGCTGTCGGTTGCCGCGCTGGCAGTCGGTCTTGCGGTCAGCCCGATGGGCAGCCCGTCGGCGCGCGAGTCTTCCTCCTACAAAGAACTTCAGATTTTCACGGAAGTCCTGAGCCTGATTGAGGAAAACTACGTCAACCAGGTCGAGAAGAAGAAGCTGGTCCGGGGCGCGATTGAGGGACTGCTGCGCACCCTCGATCCGCACACGAGTTATCTCTCCCCCGAGTTTTACAAGGAAATGCAGGTGGAGACTTCGGGGCAGTTTGGCGGCCTCGGAATTGAGATCACCATCCGCGACGGCATCCTGACCGTGGTGACGCCCATCGAGGACACACCGGCCTTCCGCGCCGGCGTGAAGGCCGGCGATCGGATCATGCAGGTGGAAGGCCGCACCACAAAGGACATGACCATCCAGGATGCGGTACGCATTCTCCGGGGCAAGCCGGGGACGGCCGTCACCCTCACGATTGCCCGGAAGGGCGAGAAACGTCTGCTCGACATCAAGGTCCAGCGCGAGGTCATCCGCGTCAAGAGCGTGCGCTCCCGTCTCCTGCCGGATGGGATCGGCTATATCCGCGTCCGCAGTTTCCAGGGAAGCACGGGTGATGAAGTGCGCAAGGCGCTGGGCGGATTCTTGAAGAAGGGCGCCCGCGGGCTTGTGCTCGATCTGCGGAACAATCCCGGCGGCCTTCTTTCGCAGGCGGTGGCCGTTTCGGATATTTTCCTCGAGCCCGGAAAGCTCATCGTCTATACCCAGGGAAGACTCGAGAGCAATTATCACCGCTTCACCTCGACGGAAAAGGCGAGTGGCTTCAAGATTCCGATCGCCGTTCTCGTGAACGCGGGAAGTGCCAGCGCCTCGGAGATCGTCGCCGGCGCCTTCCAGGATCTCGGCCGCGCCACCGTCATCGGGGAGCGCTCCTTCGGGAAGGGATCGGTCCAGACCATCGTCCCCCTCTCCGACGGCTCGGGACTGCGGCTCACCACGGCGCTGTATTACACCCCGAAGGGCCGGCTCATCCAGGGGAAGGGCATACAGCCCGATATCGTGGTTGCCGCAGAGCAGGCTCTTCCTCCGGGTGTGCATGTGATCCGCGAGCTGGACTTGCCGGGCCATCTTCCCAGCGAAGAAGAAAAGAACGGGAAGAAAAGCGGCGCGCCGAAAACGCCCCCCGCCCGCCGGGGGCTGCCCCAGGTGCCGGGCCAGGGACAAAAGGACATCCAGCTCGAGCGCGCGGTCCAGCATCTGAAGGCGATCCTGCAGGCGAAGGTCAAAACTGCCTCCTGA
- a CDS encoding divergent polysaccharide deacetylase family protein — protein MPEEQSPASESAPPDPRLAGRRLLALLLALILLSGLALVAVLPTVREGVFLWSGWADLERTASRFDADLDRLLDGAAGHRTASERVTRRAGLSKWNLRRDRIEFDVFPGAAFLARLNAAAKERGLSLRRLGGAATPSSGMVVLEARYFTTTTHVLRLRILGSGRGPIARVAFLIDDVGHNEHMARRLMAIGIPLSLAILPHLPYSKRIALEAHSRGMEVLLHLPLEPYGFPRQDPGPGGLLLSHRPEQWQSLTRGALDAVPGISGVNNHMGSRLTEREDAMAIILGEVKKRGLYFIDSYTTGKSVVPQVADRLGVRTAKRTLFLDNEISEEKILVQIDLLIERAKENGSAIGIAHPHEATVRALEAALPRLRRAGVRLVKAGALVR, from the coding sequence ATGCCTGAGGAACAGTCCCCCGCATCCGAATCTGCCCCGCCGGACCCCCGGCTGGCGGGCAGGCGCCTTCTCGCGCTTCTCCTCGCGCTCATCTTGCTCTCGGGTTTGGCCCTGGTGGCCGTGCTGCCTACCGTCCGGGAGGGGGTCTTCCTCTGGTCGGGCTGGGCGGATCTCGAGCGGACGGCCTCGCGCTTTGACGCCGATCTCGATCGCCTGCTCGATGGCGCCGCCGGCCACCGAACAGCCAGCGAGCGGGTTACGCGGCGGGCGGGGCTCTCCAAATGGAACCTGCGGCGGGATCGCATCGAGTTCGACGTGTTTCCCGGAGCCGCGTTTCTCGCCCGGCTCAACGCCGCGGCGAAGGAGCGGGGGCTCTCTCTGCGGCGGCTCGGAGGGGCGGCGACCCCGTCCTCCGGAATGGTGGTCCTGGAGGCGCGGTATTTCACCACCACGACCCATGTTCTTCGCCTGCGTATTTTGGGAAGCGGGCGCGGGCCGATCGCCCGGGTCGCCTTTTTGATCGACGATGTGGGGCACAATGAGCACATGGCACGGCGGCTGATGGCGATCGGCATCCCCCTTTCGCTGGCCATTCTTCCCCACCTGCCGTATTCGAAGCGCATCGCTCTCGAGGCGCACTCCCGCGGCATGGAGGTGCTCCTCCATCTGCCGCTTGAGCCGTACGGGTTTCCCCGGCAGGATCCGGGCCCGGGCGGCCTCCTGCTGTCGCATCGCCCGGAGCAGTGGCAATCCCTGACGCGCGGCGCCCTCGACGCTGTCCCGGGGATCAGCGGCGTGAACAACCACATGGGCTCCCGGTTGACCGAGCGGGAGGACGCGATGGCGATCATTCTCGGCGAGGTGAAAAAGCGCGGACTTTATTTCATTGACAGCTACACCACGGGGAAATCGGTGGTCCCTCAGGTGGCGGACCGGCTCGGGGTGCGCACAGCGAAGCGGACCTTGTTTCTGGACAATGAGATTTCCGAGGAGAAAATTCTCGTGCAGATCGATCTGCTGATCGAGCGGGCGAAAGAAAACGGGAGCGCGATTGGGATCGCGCATCCTCACGAGGCGACCGTTCGGGCGCTGGAGGCGGCGCTGCCGCGCCTGCGCCGGGCCGGGGTGCGGCTGGTAAAGGCGGGCGCGCTGGTCCGCTGA
- the tsaD gene encoding tRNA (adenosine(37)-N6)-threonylcarbamoyltransferase complex transferase subunit TsaD, which yields MYVLGVESSCDETAAAVLRFEGESEADAGPRVLSSIVASQEDLHSRFGGVVPELASRRHVECIGPVIEEALRAAQVPLEKIDALAVTRGPGLVIALLVGLSAAKGLAWARGLPLVGVHHLEGHIFSLFLERDAANGDMEAAAFGGPPPFPHLAFVISGGHTDLYRVAAGGGAAHLGGTLDDAAGEAYDKVAASMGLGYPGGAALDQLHRAFIARGGTDAPEFPRPFLEDRPYSFSFSGLKTAVLNYLREGGYLRSDKTLAPWDRPQPIPEEVRERVAAGFQEAAVEVLAAKVDGAAKALGLGAVSVCGGVAANRCLRHRLMALSERSGWTLHLPARKYCTDNAAMIACAGGYALLREGREAFMDYLEMDADPAWELGG from the coding sequence GTGTACGTGCTCGGGGTGGAGAGCAGTTGCGATGAGACCGCGGCGGCGGTGCTGCGCTTCGAAGGGGAGAGCGAAGCTGACGCCGGGCCCCGCGTTCTGTCGAGCATCGTGGCCTCCCAGGAGGATCTGCACAGCCGCTTCGGCGGCGTGGTGCCCGAGTTGGCCTCGCGCCGCCACGTGGAATGCATCGGGCCCGTTATTGAGGAGGCGCTCCGGGCGGCGCAGGTTCCGCTGGAGAAGATTGACGCCCTCGCCGTGACCCGCGGGCCGGGGCTGGTGATCGCCCTTTTGGTGGGCCTTTCGGCGGCCAAGGGCCTGGCGTGGGCACGGGGGCTGCCCCTGGTCGGCGTCCACCATCTCGAGGGGCATATCTTCTCGCTTTTTCTCGAAAGGGATGCGGCGAACGGGGATATGGAAGCGGCCGCATTCGGCGGCCCTCCGCCTTTTCCGCATCTTGCGTTCGTCATCTCGGGCGGCCACACCGATTTGTACCGGGTCGCGGCGGGGGGCGGCGCGGCCCATCTGGGGGGGACGCTCGACGATGCGGCGGGAGAGGCTTACGACAAGGTGGCGGCCTCGATGGGGCTGGGCTATCCCGGCGGGGCCGCCCTCGATCAATTGCACCGGGCCTTCATCGCGCGCGGCGGGACGGATGCGCCGGAGTTCCCCCGGCCTTTCCTTGAAGATCGACCCTATAGTTTCAGCTTTAGTGGATTGAAAACGGCTGTGTTAAACTATTTGCGCGAGGGAGGCTATTTGCGGAGCGACAAGACGCTTGCTCCTTGGGATCGCCCCCAGCCCATCCCGGAGGAGGTGCGGGAGCGGGTGGCCGCCGGTTTTCAGGAGGCCGCCGTAGAGGTGCTCGCCGCCAAGGTGGACGGGGCCGCCAAGGCCCTGGGGCTGGGCGCGGTGTCGGTGTGCGGCGGAGTGGCCGCGAACCGCTGTCTGCGGCATCGTTTGATGGCGCTTTCGGAGCGATCGGGCTGGACGCTTCATCTTCCCGCGCGGAAATATTGCACGGACAATGCCGCCATGATTGCCTGCGCGGGCGGTTACGCCCTTCTCCGCGAGGGGAGGGAGGCTTTCATGGATTATCTGGAGATGGACGCAGACCCCGCCTGGGAGTTGGGCGGCTAG